A window of Streptomyces profundus genomic DNA:
ACCGGGTGGTGGCCGGGCCGCAGAAGCGCACGCGGATCATGAGCCAGAAGGAGAAGATGATCACCGCGTACCACGAGGGCGGACACGCCCTGGTGGCCGCCGCGTCGCCCAACAGCGACCCGGTGCACAAGGTGACCATCCTGTCCCGTGGCCGCGCCCTGGGTTACACCATGGTGCTGCCCGAGGAGGACAAGTACTCCACCACGCGCAACGAGATGCTCGACCGGCTCGCCTACATGATGGGCGGCCGGGCGGCCGAGGAGCTGGTCTTCCACGACCCGACCACGGGCGCGGGCGACGACATCGACAAGGCCACCTCCACGGCCAGGTCCATGGTCACGCAGTTCGGCATGACCGAGCGGCTCGGCGCGATCAAGTTCGGCAGCGAGAGCTCCGAGCCCTTCCTCGGCAAGGACATGGGCCATCAGCGCGACTACTCGGAAGAGGTCGCCGGGCTGGTGGACGAGGAGGTCAAGAAGCTGATCGAGACCGCGCACAACGAGGCGTGGGAGATCCTGGTCGAGAACCGCGACGTGCTGGACGATCTGGTGCTCGCCCTCCTGGAGCGGGAGACGCTCAACAAGGAGGATCTGGCCGAGGTCTTCCGCCCCGTGGTGAAGCGTCCGCCCCGGCCGGCGTGGACGGGATCCACCCGCCGCGAGCCGTCAACCAGGCCGCCAGTCACCTTCCCCACCAAGGAGATCAACCTGGCCAACGGCTCGGGCGCGGGCCTTGAGAGCGCTCCGCCGCAGCTGGAGAAGTCCCCGGAGCCGCGTCCGGAGAGCTGACGCCCAGGCCGGCGGCCCCGTCCGGGGCCGTCCGGCCAATGGCCCGGAATGCCTGCCGTGCCCCTCACGTTCTAGGGTGAGGGGCACGGCCCTTGTTCTGAGAGGGCCGGCCGACGCGAGGGAACGAGGAACGGATATGACTGACCCGGTGAGGTTGCCGGGCGGCGAGCCCGCGCCGGGGGCGGTCGGTGTGTTCGACGAGAAGCGCGCCGAGGACGCCATCCGTGAGCTGTTGATCGCCGTCGGTGAGGATCCGGACCGCGAGGGCCTGCGGGACACCCCGGCCCGGGTGGCCCGCGCCTACCGCGAGATATTCGCCGGCCTCTGGCAGCGGCCGGAGGACGTGCTGACCACCACGTTCGATCTGGGCCACGACGAGATGGTGCTGGTCAAGGACATCGAGGTGATGTCCTCCTGCGAGCACCACCTGGTGCCGTTCGTCGGCGTCGCGCACATCGGCTACATCCCGAGCAGCAGCGGCAAGATCACCGGGCTCTCCAAGCTGGCCCGGCTGGTCGACGTCTTCGCCCGCCGCCCACAGGTGCAGGAGCGGCTGACCACCCAGGTCGCCGACTCCATGATGCGGATCCTGGAGCCGCGCGGCGTGATCGTGGTCGTCGAGTGCGAGCACATGTGCATGACCATGCGCGGGGTGCGCAAGCCGGGCGCCAAGACGACCACATCCGCGGTCCGCGGCCAACTCCGCGACCCGGCCACCCGCGCCGAGGCGATGAGCCTGATCCTCGCCCGCTAGGCCGCCGAGCGGCTGTCCTGAGCGACGGCGCTGCGCGCGGCCTGGCCGGGCCCTGCGGGCCAGGGGCCGCAGGCCCCGCTCCC
This region includes:
- the folE gene encoding GTP cyclohydrolase I FolE produces the protein MTDPVRLPGGEPAPGAVGVFDEKRAEDAIRELLIAVGEDPDREGLRDTPARVARAYREIFAGLWQRPEDVLTTTFDLGHDEMVLVKDIEVMSSCEHHLVPFVGVAHIGYIPSSSGKITGLSKLARLVDVFARRPQVQERLTTQVADSMMRILEPRGVIVVVECEHMCMTMRGVRKPGAKTTTSAVRGQLRDPATRAEAMSLILAR